In Rutidosis leptorrhynchoides isolate AG116_Rl617_1_P2 chromosome 2, CSIRO_AGI_Rlap_v1, whole genome shotgun sequence, one genomic interval encodes:
- the LOC139893520 gene encoding 7-deoxyloganetic acid glucosyltransferase-like: protein MMIYDTIPKVTKSLIRNLLLDSPVTCLIADGIMGFTIDAAVGTGVPVIFFQTISACAFWAYFSIPDIVNSDELPVEGTDLDELISSVKGMEGFLRRRDLPSFCRSGKNNYGVKQIENITRMTTKAHALILNTFDDLEGPILSQIRNHCSNIYTIGPLHAHLKARSTSKMMSSNSVFEEDKTCISWLDQHEPKSVLYVSFGSITTLKMEQLVEFWHGLVNSEKPFLWVIRKDSFLRDGDENKILSEVEEATKETGRIVGWAPQEEVLVHPAVCAFLTHNGWNSTLESIVEGVPMISCWPFFVDQQVNSRYVEAVWKLGLDMKDTCDRMIVEKIVKEVMDARKDEFTKIADRMAKLATKTLKEGGSSYANLNRLIEDIKSMGVGSKST, encoded by the exons ATGATGATTTATGATACTATACCAAAAGTAACTAAATCATTAATTAGAAACTTGCTTCTTGATTCTCCGGTAACTTGTTTGATTGCCGATGGGATTATGGGTTTTACAATTGACGCTGCTGTTGGTACCGGAGTTCCGGTTATTTTTTTCCAGACGATAAGTGCTTGTGCTTTCTGGGCTTACTTTTCTATCCCGGATATTGTAAACTCCGACGAACTTCCGGTTGAAG GTACAGATTTAGATGAACTAATATCAAGTGTGAAAGGCATGGAAGGGTTTTTACGCCGGCGTGATCTTCCAAGCTTTTGTCGATCTGGGAAAAATAATTACGGCGTCAAACAAATCGAAAACATAACGCGCATGACGACAAAAGCTCATGCACTCATTCTTAACACCTTTGATGATCTTGAAGGACCTATTCTTTCACAAATACGAAATCACTGCTCAAATATCTACACGATTGGACCGCTTCATGCTCATTTGAAAGCTCGGTCCACATCGAAAATGATGTCTTCAAACAGTGTTTTTGAGGAAGATAAAACTTGTATCAGTTGGCTCGATCAGCACGAGCCAAAATCAGTGTTGTATGTTAGCTTCGGAAGCATAACGACTTTAAAAATGGAGCAACTTGTCGAGTTTTGGCATGGTTTAGTCAATAGTGAAAAACCATTTTTGTGGGTCATTAGAAAGGATTCATTTTTGAGAGATGGTGATGAGAATAAGATACTAAGTGAGGTAGAGGAAGCTACGAAAGAAACAGGACGTATAGTTGGGTGGGCTCCACAAGAAGAAGTGTTAGTCCACCCAGCTGTATGTGCGTTTCTGACACATAACGGATGGAACTCAACGTTAGAAAGCATTGTTGAAGGTGTACCAATGATTAGTTGTTGGCCATTTTTCGTGGATCAACAAGTTAATAGTCGTTATGTTGAAGCGGTTTGGAAATTAGGGTTAGACATGAAAGATACATGTGATAGAATGATAGTTGAGAAGATTGTAAAGGAGGTAATGGACGCTAGGAAGGATGAATTTACGAAAATTGCAGATCGCATGGCGAAATTAGCAACAAAAACGCTGAAAGAAGGTGGTTCTTCGTACGCTAATTTGAATCGTCTAATTGAAGACATCAAAAGCATGGGTGTTGGTTCCAAAAGTACATAA